One window from the genome of Cucumis melo cultivar AY chromosome 10, USDA_Cmelo_AY_1.0, whole genome shotgun sequence encodes:
- the LOC127151353 gene encoding uncharacterized protein LOC127151353 — MDTVATEIVSNSKYYPFFKDCIGAIDGTHVAASIPQNEQIPFRGRKTNTTWNIMCVCSFDMLFTYVMSGWEGSANDSRILQECIKNPENKFPMPKRDQYYLVDSGYSNMPGFLAPFRGQRYHLRDFRERRHRPRGREEVFNYRHSSLRNVIERCFGVLKARFPILKQMPPYPIKTQKYIPIACCTVHNYIRLNDREDDLFNDFSNELMIVEDTHNFSANLQRDIIELDVSRQHLREMARARDDIANQIWATFEG, encoded by the exons ATGGACACTGTAGCAACGGAGATcgtatcaaattcaaaatattacccTTTCTTTAAG GATTGTATTGGTGCTATTGATGGCACTCATGTTGCTGCAAGCATTCCCCAAAATGAACAAATACCGTTTCGTGGAAGAAAAACTAACACAACATGGAATATAATGTGTGTTTGTTCATTTGATATGTTATTCACGTATGTCATGTCTGGTTGGGAAGGATCGGCCAATGATTCTCGTATACTCCAAGAATGTATCAAGAATCCCGAGAATAAATTTCCTATGCCTAAGAGAG ATCAATACTATCTTGTCGACTCAGGATATTCAAATATGCCAGGATTTTTAGCACCATTTCGAGGTCAAAGATATCATTTACGAGATTTTAGAGAAAGGAGACATCGCCCTCGAGGTAGAGAAGAAGTGTTTAATTATCGACATTCTTCACTGCGAAATGTCATCGAACGTTGTTTTGGTGTGCTGAAGGCTCGATTTCCTATTCTTAAGCAAATGCCTCCGTACCCGATcaagacacaaaaatatataccGATAGCATGTTGCACAGTTCACAATTATATTAGATTGAATGATCGTGAAGATGATCTTTTCAATGACTTTAGCAATGAATTAATGATCGTTGAAGATACACATAATTTTTCGGCCAATTTGCAGAGGGatataattgaattagatgTGAGTCGACAGCATTTACGAGAAATGGCCCGAGCGAGAGATGATATTGCAAATCAAATTTgggcaacatttgaaggatag
- the LOC127151452 gene encoding L10-interacting MYB domain-containing protein-like: MSQKSTEQLCVDDVVEIDELKGEGPWSNKSETLFVDLMDEEVAKGNRPTTTFTKTSWNYMRSQLIASAGYNYSHDQLKNKFNKLRQMYKDFKKILSDMTGNGWDPLLGTINLEEEQWNELFKVNKRAKKFRKSGCPHYEKLVRIFGDTTATGVNACPSTRLISDSEDENENDVASNTNVGVEENNKGKSKKRFRRKKDEFGSFFSSFLDVYAENAKRKNDILEKRSFGCTSSQVDESQTSNKKDDLHEELMECLDILNTMEDVDGEAYSKILKLLHGDLAWRKLFLRMPDSRKRDFINSL; the protein is encoded by the exons ATGTCACAAAAATCAACTGAACAACTTTGTGTCGATGACGTTGTTGAGATTGATGAATTAAAAGGTGAGGGACCATGGTCAAATAAAAGTGAAACTTTGTTTGTAGACTTAATGGATGAAGAGGTTGCAAAAGGCAATCGACCAACTACAACATTTACAAAGACTAGTTGGAATTATATGAGAAGCCAACTAATTGCTAGTGCAGGATATAATTATTCTCACgatcaattgaaaaataagtttaacAAATTAAGACAAATGTACAAAGACTTCAAAAAGATATTGAGTGATATGACAGGAAATGGTTGGGATCCATTATTAGGTACCATCAATCTTGAAGAGGAGCAATGGAATGAGCTTTTTAAG GTGAATAAGAGAgctaaaaagtttagaaaaagtGGTTGCCCACATTATGAAAAGCTCGTAAGGATTTTTGGAGATACTACTGCAACAGGTGTAAATGCTTGCCCATCAACAAGACTTATTTCAGATtctgaagatgaaaatgaaaatgatgttgCAAGCAACACAAACGTTGGTGTTGAAGAgaataataaaggaaaaagcaaaaaacgatttcgaagaaagaaagacgaatttggcagtttcttctcatcattcTTAGATGTATATGCGGAGAATGCAAAGAGAAAGAATGACATCCTtgagaaaagatcttttggttgtACATCTAGTCAAGTTGATGAGAGTCAAACATCAAACAAAAAAGATGATCTCCATGAAGAGTTGATGGAATGTTTAGACATTTTAAATACAATGGAGGATGTTGATGGAGAGGCTTATTCCAAAATACTGAAACTCTTGCACGGAGATCTTGCTTGGAGAAAGCTATTTTTGCGCATGCCCGATTCAAGGAAGAGAGATTTCATAAATAGTCTTTAG